TTGTTTTGCCAGAGGGTTCTAAGGACATTTCAGTATCTGTTCCATTTCCTGTGAAAGAACGGCAGGAGGTATTGCTTGCTATATTGGTATCTTCCATCAAATCATAGCTTTTCCATTCCATGATCAGGCTTTATATTCCTTCCATGTAATTGTTGCAGACGAAGATTTCTCACTTGGATATTGTTGGTAGACCTGTTGTTGTTGTGGAGAAGAACAATGTTGTCCCTGAGCATAATGAGCATTTCCAGGTACTGCTGTTACATCTTTAATGAAGCTAAAAATGCTGACATTTTTTATTACGAGAGAAATTAATATCCATAAATTTCATCGACTGCTGGTCGCCTTATTGAATTGGTTTTCACTGCCAATATATTTATGATGGGATTTTCTTTTTTGTCAATTTACGTATGACTTGCTTTCATTGTATTATCAAGTATAACACCATCGGATAGAGACAAAAACTAGGGACACGGAAAATTATGACTCGTTTACTTAGTGTACAATATTTGTTTCCCTTCTGAATTTGATTAGGTATACTATTATTGTCATTTTTGTATTGCAGGTCTACTATAAGTTCAACAGTCTTTCTATGCTCACGGAGCCTTTCATGTTGATCTCTGGGTTTTTCTTTCTGTTTGTTGCTTGCATTGTCTACTCACGCGCAGATATATCAATCTCCAAATCTTCTGCATCTTATTTGGCAAAGCTCCAGTGGGACGAGGTAATAAACTTGTATCATGTATAAAATCCAGTTTGTGCAATAGAATGTAGTGAATTTGTACCCTTGTGTTTCGCTATGCAGGTGCAAGCAACTACTCAGCTGATCCACGGTATCATTAGCCGTTGCTTAACAGCACATGACAAGCTAGAAACGTCATTGCATGATCTTTCTAGGACGGGAGACGTTCAAGCCTGTAAAGCAACACGGAAATCAGTAGATAGCTCATTGAAAGATCTCTCTAAAGAGTTGAAGCAACCATTGTCATTTTTGCAATCTTGTCCACAAGCTGCTCAAATATTACCAAAGgttatcttataaatattttcttctatGGATTATTTTCTCTCTCGATTTATAGTTACAGAatctatatttttgttttcaggtGGAGGAACTTGTCACCAAGGAGAGAGAATTGCAGGAGAAACTTGTATTGAAACACACTACCGTTGTAGACGGCTATGAGAAGAAGTTAGGTGGAAGGGAAATTGAGAATCGGATTGCTTCGTATCAGCAGAAAATTACTGCTTTGAGACGGGAGGTTGATGATCTTATGGACTTGATTGATGAGATATGACAGGTGACTATGCTGCTCGAGATATGATAATATGCCCCCATTTTGACcttgttttactttattttaggTCACAAGTTTGTTACGGTTTGATAATTGCAAAGAGATTAGTGATATACTTCTGTGGGTCGGGATTTTTTTGCAGACTATTGTCTACCCGTAATTTATGGAACAGTTAGACTATGGATCTCGATCTTAATTATCTCTAATTTTATATCCGTATTTATCTATGGAAAACATTGATTACATACACTCCTAAATGTGGTTTTTTTACACTTCTGGTACAATTTTATGTAAAAGATACGAGAATGGTCATAAAATGATGACTTTCAactgaaattttaaaatgaggagtaatgcaattttatttttaaatagttttaattttttttttaattttaattagttaacgtaattttttatttagtaatttgaaaaattaagtaAACACTTTATTATCTTTATCATTTTgagtgaattaaaaaaaatctaatctAAATTAAACAATAGTTAAcactcttatatatttttataataaaatattttatttaaatacataaaaataaatttagtaataaaataaaatcatatatatatatatatatatatatatatatatatatatatatgataaggAGTATCATTTGTAATAGTGGTTGTGatttttatagataaataagcactttctataattaaattactttaattattattttaattatgttttatttaaaaaatcaacttaaattataattgaattaattatacATTGCATTATACATATTTTGTTACTAGTAGTTTTACCTATAAGCATAGAAGTAAAAGTAACATTTCTTCCTCCAAATCATTTATTGCaacattgttttattaaaaaagatcATTTACTTAAATATACTTTATCTGCATATATCATATTTTTGTCATCTACACCTCTAATCCATAAATATAAAccatttattgtttttcttactatttttataaatattttattataattatttattatttctaattatgtaagctgataatttaaaattttaaaaattaaaatattatttaaataattaatttatttgtttgtcaaTTGAATTAACTACAGTGAACCACTCTGAGTAAGTTGTGTTGGTCCACTTTATTACTCCTAAATCCACACAcggaaaatgaaaaaagaaaagttaaataaaaaaatcctacaccatcaaattaaaaagaaaaataccaaATAGTCACTGAGCCATGCCCAACTTTTCCCACCCCAAATGGTTAGGATTGAAGTCGTcggtttcaaaaaaaataaaaaattgtccaAGAGGGtgttaattaaattatagtaAATGATACCTcctcttttaaaaaaagtttttttttttctgttcttcTTACGGAATATCGATGTtaatgaatttatctttttattgtgttgtttaATGTTTTCGAGTTTGTTTTTCCACCATgcacaataaaagaaaaacagtaaGTACTGGGCTTATGTGGCATTAAATTGGAGCGAAAGGCCCATGcagaagaaaagagaataaaaaaaagaaagaaaggaaaagagaataaataataCTAGGGTTGTGCTGTATCTAATAACTGAAGTTGGAGTTACTACTGAAGTGAAGATACTGAGTTTTATCCgaaaaacaaaaatggagaCCTCTCTGCGATACGGAGAAGATTTCAAAGCTCTGCGAATTCATGCTAAGGAAAAACTTCGAATCAATTCCAACACCTACGTCCAGGTATTCTCTATTAATCATCaaacattttcttcatcatctCTAATTTCATATCTATTCTTCTTTTAGATGAACGGAGAACTTGACACGAAAGTTGGACAACTAACTTCTTCCTCCAGTATCCTTATTAAACATTTCTATTCAAATGTAAGTGTTTCTTTCCTCTTCTTCCCaatttaaacctattttttattatctattaatATCTGTTTCGCTCGATTAGTTATCGTCCATTCTTGGCGTCGGATTGCGACACGATAAACGTGAAAAATTCCGCTATACTGTCAACGCAAAGACAACAATTCCTGTCCCTGTCAGCGTTCTCAAGGGATCATCTGAGGTTGACAGAGAGTTCAAAGAGCTACCGAATGttctcaattttaaaatcaaaggagCATGTGACGTTGACAGGGAGTTCAAAGAGGTATTTTTCTCtgattttaactttaaattgcGCATTTCGTTTTTACTTCAAATGCtgaattgttttctttttgtagaAAAAGTCCAGAGTTGCTGTGGAGTTATCGTTGAACCTCTTCAATTTCCAGAAGGATCAAGACATTAGACTCAGACTTGGATGCGAATGTCTTGAAAAGGTTTTTGTTGTTCTCCTCTCAATCATAACTTTCCAATATTGTAACCGCGATTTCATTATGGATATCTTGATTATAAATCGCTTCGAATTCTTTATCCTAATTTGGTGGTGTCAAGAATGCTTTGGTGATAGCATAGTTTTATGTTGTGATAGGAGATTTTGTCATGTTCCTTGTGACTGAAATTAGTATTTGTGTGGATGGCATGAGATGTCGGGAAGGATTGAATATATGGagaaagaaaaccaaaaaaatgGGAATATTGTCTTGTGTATCTTGTCATGCAGTAAGGCCAGACAGTTATCTATCTATGTTGACTATGATTTTGAGTTGGATGGAGTTTTGTCATCAGTGATTTTCGTGGTTGTTGGAGCCTTGGGTAATTTTGTGATGTAGTGGCTGCTGAATTGATCATGTTTTCTGTCCGTCTTCGGGGAATTTATTTTGTGAGCCCAATGAATTCATTTATCATTTTCCTTTCAGCACCTAGATTAAGAGAAATCCCTTTTCTGccactactttttttttcctgtcATTCTCTCAATCTCTGGGCATTTATCGTTGGTTTTGAGTTTCTTGATTCTGTATGAAACTGGTGAGTTGGAACTAGATTGAACTGTCTTCAGTAAAACTAATTAGCTGCAAGGTTTTAAAACCATGGTCTGTAACTGATAGCAATGAGGTTGAGGCCCATGTGTAGAATATTCTCACTGCATTGAATTAGCGCTAGTTTGTTAGAACTGTCGTCCGTTTACGATTATTCCTTTTGTCTATCTCTTTCTTTAGTTACCTACAAGCAAACAGGGCTTTGTATTGAACCCTTGTATTCCGTCATGATCGAATGAAAAGGGCATAGAAGAATCATTTTATTAGAATTTGTTTCATTAGTCAATTGTTTTGTAAGTAACCACGATATAAGCCTCAGTATCAAATGTGACTGCAGTTGTCTGTTACGTAGTGTTTAAGAATTTTACCTAAAACTAAGAACGTTATTAAAGTCGAAGTCATGGacaatttatatgtttttgacACCGATTGAATTGTGTGACACGTGGATTAGTGCACTTAAGGAATTCTTAGGGtacaaaaatagtaaaattactATAGTCTGACGTTGATGTTTCATCTGGTAGCAACCAAATGGTTTTCTGAAATTATGAAGTTAGCATAATCCGTGAAGTTGTAGTTGGTGTCATTTTGTAGAAGATGTTTTGATATTTAATGTAGATCTGTGTACCATTCCCAATTCTGACACCCTATTATATTATTCATGACGTTTTTTCTTAATGTTACATTCCATATTG
This Vigna angularis cultivar LongXiaoDou No.4 chromosome 4, ASM1680809v1, whole genome shotgun sequence DNA region includes the following protein-coding sequences:
- the LOC108342127 gene encoding outer envelope pore protein 21, chloroplastic; its protein translation is METSLRYGEDFKALRIHAKEKLRINSNTYVQMNGELDTKVGQLTSSSSILIKHFYSNLSSILGVGLRHDKREKFRYTVNAKTTIPVPVSVLKGSSEVDREFKELPNVLNFKIKGACDVDREFKEKKSRVAVELSLNLFNFQKDQDIRLRLGCECLEKVLYLQIRENNWTINADYKGRWNVRYDL